The proteins below come from a single Limnobaculum xujianqingii genomic window:
- the codA gene encoding cytosine/isoguanine deaminase, which produces MQNNSVVITNARLQGRDGLWQLSIENGVFSRIEPQGSAAPATGQTIDAEGGLAIPPFVEPHIHLDTTQTAGEPSWNQSGTLFEGIERWAERKAMLTHDDVKQRAMQTLKWQMANGIQHVRTHVDVSDPTLTALKAMLEVKQEVAPWVDLQIVAFPQEGILSYPNGEALMEEAVRLGADVIGAIPHFEFTREYGVESLHKTFALAQKYDRLIDVHCDEIDDEQSRFVETVAALAHRDGTGARVTASHTTAMHSYNGAYTSRLFRLLKMSGINFVANPLVNIHLQGRFDTYPKRRGITRVKEMLEAGINVCFGHDDVYDPWYPLGTANMLQVLHMGLHVCQLMGYGQINDGLNLITTHSAKTLNLQDYGIETGRSGNLVILPAENGFDAVRRQTPVRYSVRRGKVIAETVPSQTTLYLKQPENVSFKR; this is translated from the coding sequence ATGCAGAATAATTCCGTTGTTATTACCAATGCCCGTCTACAGGGGCGTGATGGTCTTTGGCAACTCTCTATTGAGAATGGTGTTTTTAGCCGCATTGAGCCACAGGGTTCTGCGGCCCCGGCTACCGGGCAGACGATTGACGCTGAAGGTGGTTTAGCCATTCCTCCGTTTGTTGAACCACATATCCATTTAGATACTACGCAAACCGCTGGCGAGCCAAGCTGGAACCAATCTGGCACTCTGTTTGAAGGTATTGAGCGTTGGGCCGAACGTAAAGCGATGCTGACTCACGATGATGTGAAGCAGCGTGCAATGCAAACCCTGAAATGGCAAATGGCCAACGGTATCCAGCATGTTCGTACTCATGTGGATGTGTCCGACCCAACTCTGACCGCGCTGAAAGCCATGCTGGAAGTGAAGCAGGAAGTGGCTCCGTGGGTGGATTTGCAAATTGTTGCTTTCCCACAGGAGGGGATTCTTTCCTATCCAAATGGCGAAGCACTGATGGAAGAGGCGGTACGCCTTGGTGCAGACGTTATCGGTGCCATTCCTCATTTTGAGTTCACCCGCGAATACGGCGTGGAATCACTGCATAAAACTTTTGCACTGGCGCAAAAGTACGATCGTCTGATTGATGTGCATTGTGATGAGATTGATGATGAGCAATCGCGTTTTGTTGAGACAGTAGCCGCTCTGGCCCATCGTGATGGTACCGGCGCGCGGGTTACCGCCAGCCATACTACCGCGATGCACTCGTATAACGGGGCTTATACTTCTCGCTTGTTCCGTTTGTTGAAAATGTCCGGCATTAACTTTGTTGCCAATCCGCTGGTGAATATTCACTTACAGGGTCGTTTTGATACTTATCCTAAACGCCGTGGTATCACGCGGGTGAAAGAGATGCTGGAAGCGGGTATCAATGTCTGTTTTGGTCATGATGATGTATATGACCCCTGGTATCCATTAGGTACCGCCAATATGTTACAGGTATTGCATATGGGTCTGCACGTTTGCCAACTGATGGGCTATGGTCAGATTAATGATGGTTTGAATCTGATTACTACTCATAGTGCGAAGACGTTGAACCTACAGGATTACGGTATTGAAACCGGGCGTTCTGGTAATTTGGTGATTTTACCGGCAGAGAATGGTTTTGACGCGGTGCGCCGTCAGACGCCAGTGCGTTATTCTGTACGTCGGGGTAAGGTGATTGCAGAGACAGTCCCAAGCCAAACTACGTTGTATTTGAAGCAGCCGGAAAACGTGAGCTTTAAGCGTTAA
- a CDS encoding phosphoglycolate phosphatase, with protein MSMFTGIKGVGFDLDGTLVNSLPGLAAAIDATLKSLGLPVAGEERVSHWIGNGANVLIMRALSWAGGESSKEYQDSARTLFDRYYNEFVEPGTQLYPHVESTLKALARSGMKMALVTNKPTQFVRPLLSSLGILDYFSVIIGGDDVIEKKPHPAPLYLVLGQLGLRADELVFVGDSRNDIQAGQAAGCPTIGFSYGYNYGESIALSHPDRVLASFADLLPTIGQLTSKMN; from the coding sequence ATGAGTATGTTTACCGGCATTAAAGGCGTAGGGTTTGATCTCGATGGTACACTGGTAAATAGTTTACCGGGGCTGGCTGCGGCTATTGATGCCACATTGAAATCTTTAGGCCTGCCTGTTGCCGGTGAAGAGCGTGTTTCTCACTGGATTGGTAATGGGGCTAATGTGTTGATTATGCGCGCATTGAGCTGGGCCGGTGGTGAATCCTCTAAAGAGTATCAGGATAGCGCCCGTACCCTGTTCGACCGTTATTATAATGAGTTTGTTGAGCCGGGAACTCAGCTCTATCCTCATGTAGAATCAACCCTGAAAGCGCTGGCCCGCAGCGGCATGAAAATGGCGCTGGTGACCAACAAACCGACACAATTTGTCCGGCCTTTATTGAGTTCACTGGGTATTTTAGACTATTTTAGCGTGATTATCGGCGGAGATGATGTGATTGAAAAGAAACCTCATCCTGCACCGCTCTATCTGGTTTTAGGCCAGTTAGGCTTGAGGGCAGATGAGCTGGTTTTTGTCGGTGACTCCCGCAACGATATTCAGGCAGGCCAGGCAGCTGGTTGCCCAACGATAGGATTTTCCTACGGATATAACTATGGCGAATCTATTGCATTGAGTCATCCTGATCGTGTATTAGCTTCATTCGCCGACCTCCTGCCCACTATCGGGCAGCTTACATCAAAGATGAATTAG
- a CDS encoding peptidylprolyl isomerase, translating to MLKRICITLTALFSLVLLAPAALAANPHVVLTTSLGNIEIELDQDKAPISTKNFVTYVKDGFYDGTIFHRVIPGFMAQGGGFTTEMNQKKPNAPIKNEAANGLKNVRGTIAMARTNAVDSATSQFFINVVDNDFLDQSAGNFGYAVFGKVVKGMDVVDQMMKEKTQFSGQHQDVPVTPIVIKSAKVMP from the coding sequence ATGTTGAAGCGTATTTGTATCACCTTAACGGCGCTGTTCTCTCTGGTATTACTGGCTCCCGCTGCACTGGCTGCTAATCCTCATGTTGTACTGACTACCTCTCTGGGTAATATTGAAATCGAGTTGGATCAGGACAAAGCACCAATCTCTACCAAAAATTTTGTTACTTACGTCAAAGATGGTTTTTATGACGGAACGATTTTTCACCGCGTAATTCCTGGTTTTATGGCTCAGGGGGGTGGTTTTACTACCGAGATGAATCAGAAGAAACCCAATGCTCCGATTAAAAACGAAGCGGCTAACGGTTTAAAAAACGTTAGAGGAACTATTGCCATGGCGCGCACTAATGCGGTTGACAGTGCGACTAGCCAGTTCTTTATCAACGTGGTTGATAACGATTTCCTTGACCAGTCAGCCGGTAACTTTGGTTACGCGGTGTTTGGTAAGGTGGTGAAAGGAATGGACGTTGTAGACCAAATGATGAAAGAGAAAACTCAGTTCTCTGGTCAACATCAGGATGTTCCGGTTACTCCGATTGTGATTAAGTCGGCGAAGGTAATGCCGTAA
- a CDS encoding TIGR04222 domain-containing membrane protein yields the protein MTWTVMSNPIVDMYGPWFLLFYLVYCIAIMIAAGIISLRCYPDTSRTAKNRDLLPSHIDPYFLAWLQSGREKVLQLAMMRLSYAGLLVPGSKSQTYMLRPVTNPESIQSKMQELNRLETSVLSCFEQQHEQSKEWAFNSLAPASRNFRAKAQKEGLVHSTTSENLSAMVVWIGFILLVGMGAYKLIVAWGNGYHNVIFLSLMMLFFGWMYYRIFLRHRADRVHLTDKGKVFLERLSASLPRDKKSLKKLDIAMAVVALSTSNFIYLECSFGQHAYLLSFAVLPTANASGRGAAGGSSSSGGADSDSSSSSGSSSSGGCSGCGGCGGGD from the coding sequence ATGACATGGACAGTCATGAGTAACCCGATTGTGGACATGTACGGCCCCTGGTTTCTGTTGTTTTATTTGGTCTACTGTATCGCCATCATGATTGCCGCAGGGATAATCAGCCTGCGTTGTTACCCTGATACTTCTCGTACTGCTAAGAATCGTGACCTGTTGCCCTCCCATATCGATCCGTACTTTCTTGCCTGGTTGCAAAGCGGTCGTGAGAAGGTATTACAGTTAGCGATGATGCGCCTGTCTTATGCCGGATTACTGGTTCCCGGTAGCAAATCTCAAACCTATATGCTCCGCCCTGTCACTAATCCAGAGTCTATTCAGTCAAAGATGCAAGAACTGAATCGGTTAGAGACATCAGTTTTATCCTGTTTTGAGCAACAGCATGAGCAGAGCAAAGAATGGGCCTTTAACTCCCTCGCTCCTGCCAGCCGAAATTTTCGAGCTAAAGCGCAAAAGGAAGGCCTGGTTCACTCGACCACCAGCGAAAACTTATCCGCCATGGTAGTGTGGATCGGGTTTATTTTGTTAGTCGGCATGGGTGCCTATAAGCTGATTGTTGCCTGGGGAAATGGCTACCATAACGTTATTTTTCTTAGTCTGATGATGTTGTTTTTTGGCTGGATGTATTACCGAATCTTTCTACGCCATCGGGCTGACAGGGTTCACCTGACCGATAAAGGTAAAGTATTTCTTGAGCGACTCAGCGCCAGCCTGCCAAGAGACAAAAAATCGCTGAAAAAACTGGATATCGCCATGGCTGTGGTCGCCCTATCAACCAGCAACTTTATCTATTTAGAGTGCAGTTTTGGTCAACATGCTTATCTGCTCAGCTTTGCGGTACTTCCAACAGCAAACGCATCTGGCAGAGGGGCCGCAGGTGGAAGCTCTTCTTCTGGCGGAGCCGATAGTGACAGTAGCTCATCTTCAGGTTCAAGCAGTTCTGGTGGGTGTTCCGGATGTGGTGGATGTGGCGGTGGTGACTAA
- a CDS encoding SPOR domain-containing protein encodes MRVEDQDDFESDEMKPDVDDRVARRERSKPQKSASVSRQHIKIGIGILVLLLLIFLVSSALKGPTPQNNGPREVNLGTNSDSGTPTQATGTPPANTQPQEITPPPISGTPTESQPLPGTPNQQRVEIPGEITDALTAQQEQLNRLKETEMPGSGTPTTAPGQQPTSTTPVKAPAQNSQPATTSPRPTTQPKPVSQPTTTPKTTTPKASEAPTAKGSTTPGTASGLSAIPANRVTLQVSSASRSDTLLAFAKKNNMTDYWVYSTRRDGKPWFVLVTGNYASATEARSALSGMSKEVQANKPWVRSMQQVHQDLKQK; translated from the coding sequence GTGCGAGTAGAAGATCAAGACGACTTTGAATCTGATGAAATGAAACCGGATGTTGACGATCGGGTCGCACGTCGTGAACGTAGCAAACCACAAAAGAGCGCATCGGTATCTCGTCAGCATATCAAGATTGGTATTGGTATTCTGGTACTACTGCTTCTGATTTTTTTAGTGAGTTCAGCTTTAAAAGGGCCGACACCACAAAATAATGGGCCTCGTGAAGTCAATTTAGGCACTAATTCAGATTCTGGTACGCCGACGCAAGCGACGGGTACTCCGCCAGCCAATACACAACCACAAGAAATTACTCCACCACCGATTTCAGGTACGCCTACAGAATCTCAACCTCTGCCTGGTACGCCAAATCAACAGCGAGTTGAAATCCCTGGCGAGATAACGGATGCTCTGACCGCGCAACAAGAGCAACTGAACCGTTTGAAAGAGACTGAAATGCCTGGTTCAGGTACACCAACTACTGCTCCGGGGCAGCAGCCAACGAGTACTACACCAGTAAAAGCACCGGCTCAGAACTCTCAGCCAGCGACCACCTCTCCACGGCCAACAACCCAGCCTAAGCCGGTAAGTCAGCCAACGACGACACCAAAAACAACCACACCAAAGGCGAGCGAAGCTCCAACTGCTAAAGGTTCCACAACGCCAGGTACAGCTTCCGGGCTGTCAGCTATTCCGGCGAATCGCGTGACACTACAAGTTAGCAGCGCTTCCCGTTCTGATACGCTGTTAGCTTTTGCTAAAAAGAACAACATGACGGATTACTGGGTATATTCAACTCGTCGTGATGGTAAGCCGTGGTTTGTTTTAGTTACCGGTAATTATGCTTCAGCCACAGAAGCCCGATCTGCATTATCAGGCATGTCGAAAGAAGTTCAGGCGAATAAGCCATGGGTAAGGTCTATGCAACAAGTGCATCAGGATCTAAAACAAAAATAA
- the dam gene encoding adenine-specific DNA-methyltransferase, translated as MKKNRSFLKWAGGKYPLVDEIREHLPRGDRLIEPFVGAGSVFLNTDYDEYILADINSDLINLYEIVKECAEQVVKDSRELFNDENNQEAVYYALRKEFNQSRDRYRRALLFLYLNRHCYNGLCRYNLSGEFNVPFGRYKRPYFPEAEIYFFAEKAKKAMFFCENYEQTMMKASSGAVVYCDPPYAPLSATANFTAYHTNNFNLKDQQHLALLARNVAGNLGVPVLISNHATELTREWYKEAKLVVVKGRRTISRNVMGRTKVDELLALYRPR; from the coding sequence ATGAAAAAAAATCGTTCTTTTTTAAAATGGGCCGGGGGGAAATATCCCCTGGTCGATGAAATTCGGGAGCATTTGCCCAGAGGGGATCGTTTAATCGAGCCTTTTGTTGGTGCAGGCTCAGTGTTTCTTAATACAGATTATGATGAATATATTCTGGCAGATATAAATAGCGATCTAATTAATCTGTATGAGATTGTTAAAGAGTGTGCTGAGCAAGTAGTAAAAGATTCCAGAGAACTGTTTAATGATGAAAATAATCAGGAAGCAGTTTATTACGCGTTGCGTAAAGAGTTTAACCAAAGCCGTGACCGCTATCGTCGGGCATTACTGTTTCTCTATTTGAATCGTCATTGTTATAACGGATTATGTCGCTATAACCTGAGCGGCGAATTTAATGTACCTTTTGGTCGCTATAAGCGCCCTTACTTTCCGGAAGCTGAGATCTATTTTTTTGCTGAAAAAGCAAAAAAAGCCATGTTCTTTTGTGAAAATTATGAGCAGACCATGATGAAAGCTTCATCAGGTGCCGTGGTATATTGCGATCCGCCTTACGCCCCTTTATCTGCTACCGCTAATTTTACTGCCTATCACACCAATAATTTCAACCTTAAAGATCAACAACATTTGGCCTTGCTGGCTCGGAATGTGGCTGGTAATTTAGGTGTTCCGGTACTGATCTCTAACCATGCAACCGAATTAACCCGTGAATGGTATAAAGAGGCTAAGCTGGTGGTGGTGAAAGGGCGAAGAACCATCAGCCGCAACGTGATGGGTAGAACAAAAGTTGATGAATTATTAGCCTTGTATCGCCCGCGTTGA
- the rpe gene encoding ribulose-phosphate 3-epimerase: MNKFLIAPSILSADFARLGDDTAKVLAAGADVVHFDVMDNHYVPNLTIGPMVCQALRDYGITAPIDVHLMVKPVDRIVPDFAKAGASYISFHPEASEHVDRTIQLIKEHGCKAGLVFNPATPLSYLDYVMDKLDVILLMSVNPGFGGQSFIPSTYDKLRQVRKMIDDSGFDIRLEVDGGVKVDNIGQIAAAGADMFVAGSAIFNQPDYKAVIDQMRQELTKATQ; this comes from the coding sequence ATGAATAAATTTCTGATAGCTCCTTCAATCCTTTCTGCTGATTTCGCTCGTTTGGGTGATGATACGGCGAAGGTATTGGCAGCCGGCGCTGATGTAGTGCATTTTGACGTTATGGATAACCATTATGTACCGAATTTAACGATCGGTCCGATGGTCTGTCAGGCACTGCGTGACTATGGTATTACTGCGCCTATCGATGTGCATCTGATGGTGAAACCTGTTGATAGGATTGTGCCTGATTTTGCTAAGGCAGGAGCGTCCTATATCTCTTTTCATCCTGAAGCTTCAGAGCATGTAGATCGTACCATTCAACTGATTAAAGAACACGGCTGTAAAGCGGGTTTAGTCTTTAATCCTGCCACGCCACTAAGCTATCTGGATTATGTTATGGATAAGCTGGACGTGATTCTGCTGATGTCGGTTAACCCGGGTTTTGGCGGACAATCATTTATACCATCCACTTACGATAAGCTGCGTCAGGTTCGCAAAATGATTGATGACAGCGGTTTTGATATTCGTCTGGAAGTTGATGGTGGCGTTAAAGTCGATAACATTGGGCAGATTGCAGCAGCTGGAGCGGATATGTTTGTTGCGGGCTCAGCTATTTTTAATCAGCCTGACTATAAAGCGGTTATTGACCAAATGAGACAGGAACTGACGAAGGCCACTCAATGA
- the trpS gene encoding tryptophan--tRNA ligase has protein sequence MSKPIVFSGAQPSGELTIGNYMGALRQWVQMQDEYDCVYCIVDLHAITVRQDPEKLRKATLDTLALYLACGIDPKKSTIFIQSHVPEHVQLSWVLNCYTYFGELSRMTQFKDKSSRYAENINAGLFDYPVLMAADILLYQTNQVPVGEDQKQHLELSRDVAQRFNALYGDVFKIPQPFIPKSGARVMSLLEPTKKMSKSDENRNNVIGLLEDPKSVMKKLKRAVTDSDEPPVVRYDIENKAGVSNLLDILSGVTGKSIATLEQEFEGKMYGHLKTEVAEAVANMLTELQERYHRFRNDEAFLQQVMREGAAKASAQAKKTMEKVNQAVGFVAMP, from the coding sequence ATGAGTAAACCCATTGTATTTAGTGGCGCACAGCCATCAGGTGAATTGACCATTGGTAACTATATGGGAGCGCTGCGTCAATGGGTTCAGATGCAGGATGAATATGACTGTGTATACTGCATCGTTGACCTGCATGCGATTACCGTTCGTCAGGACCCGGAGAAGCTGCGTAAAGCAACGCTGGATACGCTGGCACTGTATCTGGCCTGTGGTATCGATCCGAAGAAGAGCACCATCTTTATTCAGTCTCATGTTCCTGAACATGTTCAACTGAGCTGGGTTCTGAATTGCTATACCTATTTTGGTGAGCTGAGCCGTATGACTCAGTTTAAAGATAAATCCAGCCGCTATGCAGAAAATATTAACGCCGGTCTGTTTGACTACCCGGTGTTAATGGCGGCGGATATCCTGCTGTATCAGACCAATCAGGTTCCGGTTGGGGAAGACCAGAAACAGCATCTGGAATTGAGCCGTGATGTAGCACAACGTTTTAATGCTCTGTATGGCGATGTGTTTAAAATTCCACAACCGTTTATTCCTAAGTCTGGAGCCCGAGTGATGTCACTGTTGGAGCCAACTAAAAAAATGTCTAAGTCTGACGAGAACCGCAATAACGTTATTGGCCTGCTGGAAGATCCAAAATCAGTGATGAAAAAGCTGAAGCGTGCGGTAACCGACTCCGATGAGCCACCTGTGGTTCGTTATGATATTGAGAATAAAGCTGGGGTTTCTAACCTGTTAGATATTTTGTCCGGGGTAACTGGCAAGTCTATTGCAACGCTGGAACAAGAGTTCGAAGGCAAAATGTATGGTCATCTGAAAACTGAAGTAGCTGAAGCGGTAGCAAATATGCTGACTGAACTTCAGGAACGTTACCACCGTTTCCGTAATGATGAAGCTTTCTTACAGCAAGTGATGCGTGAAGGCGCAGCTAAAGCCAGTGCACAGGCTAAAAAGACCATGGAAAAAGTAAATCAAGCCGTTGGATTTGTGGCAATGCCGTAA
- a CDS encoding radical SAM/SPASM domain-containing protein codes for MISDVTDQLAQLTQLQRLTVQWHITDRCNLRCSHCYQDSYRDKGPDLVMLKQIAQQIFTLHQIAQADRKTPLQINLTGGEPCVHPDFPTLLEYLSSHPSHPSLAILSNGALIDTEWAALFARLQIKFVQLSVEGNESTHDAIRGRGHFQQVLSATHSLKQAGVRVLWSFTAHDKNYQEFSQVAELAHIHHVDRIWSDRMLPSCHRDAPQPLDTHQSAEYFQQMYQVKCKVESKANNKTEIAMFRALQFQAGGNSPYYCNAGKELITLMPDGSVLPCRRMPINVGNVQQQPLAEIYYQSTLLQQLRNFSSPEECSTCLYRTTCQGGLRCLAYAKHQTPFRADPACSYLAKPVEQNQ; via the coding sequence ATGATTTCTGATGTCACCGATCAACTTGCTCAACTTACTCAACTACAGCGCTTAACCGTACAGTGGCATATCACCGATCGCTGTAATCTCCGCTGTAGCCACTGTTATCAGGATAGCTATCGCGACAAAGGCCCTGATTTGGTCATGCTGAAACAAATTGCTCAGCAAATTTTCACTCTCCACCAAATTGCCCAAGCCGATAGAAAGACGCCTTTGCAGATTAATCTGACAGGTGGAGAACCCTGTGTACACCCGGACTTCCCTACCCTGCTGGAATATCTGAGTTCTCATCCATCCCATCCTTCGCTGGCTATTCTAAGCAATGGTGCATTGATTGATACAGAATGGGCCGCTCTCTTTGCCCGGTTACAGATTAAATTTGTACAGCTTAGCGTTGAAGGTAACGAATCAACCCATGATGCCATTCGCGGTCGCGGTCATTTTCAACAGGTATTAAGCGCAACCCACAGCCTGAAGCAAGCTGGCGTCCGGGTATTGTGGTCGTTTACGGCTCACGATAAAAATTATCAGGAATTCAGTCAGGTTGCCGAACTGGCCCATATTCATCATGTTGATCGGATATGGTCAGATCGAATGCTGCCTTCCTGCCACCGCGATGCACCACAGCCTTTGGATACCCATCAAAGCGCAGAGTATTTTCAGCAAATGTATCAGGTTAAGTGCAAGGTGGAATCTAAAGCGAATAACAAAACGGAAATAGCCATGTTTCGCGCTCTACAGTTTCAGGCTGGAGGAAACTCGCCCTACTACTGTAACGCAGGAAAAGAACTAATCACTCTGATGCCGGACGGCAGCGTTCTGCCATGTCGGCGTATGCCAATCAATGTTGGCAATGTACAGCAACAACCACTTGCTGAAATCTACTATCAATCCACACTATTACAGCAGCTACGAAACTTCTCCTCACCCGAAGAGTGCTCTACCTGCCTGTACCGCACCACATGTCAGGGCGGCCTCCGCTGTCTGGCCTATGCAAAACACCAAACCCCATTTCGAGCCGATCCCGCCTGTAGTTATTTGGCGAAGCCTGTCGAACAAAACCAATAA
- a CDS encoding dual specificity protein phosphatase family protein produces MNIFSKIGVIGAALLVLSSASAIATMPVETDVHMPATKVSDTTLENFYQVDKDLYRSGQPGTEQMQELERRGVKSIFNLRNFHTDNSEAKGTSLKLYHIPMEAGRFTEEQVVLALKQLYHAPKPALIHCWHGSDRTGLMVAMYRMVFLGWSKQDAIEELKKPEFGYHKWAYYNIIQYLEKVDVESIRKQVTGTAE; encoded by the coding sequence ATGAATATTTTCAGCAAGATCGGAGTTATTGGTGCAGCCCTGTTGGTTTTATCTTCTGCTTCTGCCATCGCCACCATGCCGGTTGAAACCGATGTACATATGCCAGCAACTAAAGTGAGCGATACAACACTGGAGAATTTTTATCAGGTGGATAAAGATCTGTACCGTTCCGGCCAGCCGGGTACTGAACAGATGCAGGAGCTGGAACGTCGGGGAGTTAAATCTATTTTTAACCTGCGTAACTTCCACACCGATAACAGCGAAGCAAAAGGCACATCGCTGAAGCTTTATCATATTCCTATGGAAGCCGGTCGTTTTACCGAAGAGCAGGTAGTTTTAGCGCTGAAACAGCTCTACCATGCACCAAAACCAGCCCTGATTCACTGTTGGCACGGTAGCGATCGTACCGGGTTGATGGTCGCCATGTACCGTATGGTATTTCTTGGCTGGTCAAAGCAGGATGCAATTGAAGAGCTTAAAAAGCCTGAGTTTGGCTACCACAAATGGGCCTATTACAACATCATTCAGTATCTGGAAAAGGTAGATGTAGAGAGTATACGCAAGCAGGTAACTGGAACAGCAGAATAA
- the codB gene encoding cytosine permease, producing the protein MSQDNNYSQGPVPLAARKGVISLTFVMLGLTFFSASMWTGGTLGTGLSYNDFFLAVLFGNLLLGIYTAFLGYIGSKTGLSTHLLARYSFGIKGSWLPSFLLGGTQVGWFGVGVAMFAIPVSKATGLDTNMLIMVSGLLMTVTIFFGISALTVLSAIAVPAIAILGSYSVWLAVNDVGGLDHLRAIVPQTPLNFSTALALVVGSFISAGTLTADFVRFGRSAKGAVLVAMIAFFLGNSLMFIFGAAGAAAVGQADISDVMIAQGLLIPAIVVLGLNIWTTNDNALYASGLGFANITGLSSRTLSVVNGVIGTLTALWLYNNFVGWLTFLSAAIPPIGGVIIADYLMNHRRYAADFSKAHFLTVNWVAILAVAIGIAAGNYLPGIVPVNAVLGGVVSYMLFNPLVNRKFVKLPEVGHAE; encoded by the coding sequence GTGTCGCAAGATAACAATTATAGTCAGGGGCCCGTCCCCCTGGCTGCGCGGAAAGGCGTGATTTCATTGACATTTGTCATGTTGGGATTAACGTTTTTTTCAGCCAGTATGTGGACCGGAGGCACTCTCGGTACCGGTCTTTCCTATAATGATTTCTTTTTAGCAGTTCTCTTCGGTAATCTCCTCCTCGGTATCTATACAGCATTTCTTGGTTATATCGGTTCTAAAACCGGACTCTCTACCCACCTCCTGGCTCGTTACTCATTTGGCATTAAAGGTTCATGGCTCCCTTCATTCCTGTTAGGCGGCACTCAGGTCGGCTGGTTTGGCGTGGGTGTAGCGATGTTTGCTATTCCGGTTAGCAAAGCCACGGGGTTGGATACCAATATGCTGATTATGGTTTCCGGTTTGCTGATGACGGTAACAATCTTCTTCGGTATTTCAGCATTAACGGTTTTGTCAGCCATTGCGGTACCGGCGATTGCCATCCTTGGTAGCTACTCTGTCTGGCTGGCGGTAAATGATGTCGGTGGATTGGATCACTTACGCGCTATTGTACCTCAGACGCCGCTTAACTTTTCTACCGCGCTGGCGCTGGTGGTTGGTTCGTTTATCAGTGCAGGTACTTTAACGGCTGACTTCGTGCGCTTTGGCCGCAGCGCCAAAGGGGCGGTGCTGGTAGCAATGATTGCCTTCTTCCTCGGTAACTCTCTGATGTTTATCTTTGGGGCGGCGGGTGCTGCTGCAGTAGGGCAGGCAGATATCTCTGATGTGATGATTGCTCAGGGTCTGTTGATTCCGGCGATTGTAGTACTGGGTTTGAATATCTGGACTACCAACGATAATGCTCTGTATGCTTCCGGTCTTGGTTTTGCCAATATTACCGGCCTTTCCAGCCGTACTCTGTCCGTGGTTAATGGTGTCATTGGTACATTAACCGCGCTGTGGCTGTATAATAATTTTGTTGGCTGGCTGACTTTCCTGTCCGCCGCAATCCCGCCAATTGGTGGCGTGATTATTGCTGACTATCTGATGAATCATCGCCGCTACGCCGCTGATTTCAGTAAGGCACATTTCCTGACGGTAAACTGGGTAGCGATTCTGGCAGTTGCTATCGGTATCGCAGCGGGTAACTACTTACCAGGTATCGTACCGGTTAATGCGGTGTTGGGTGGTGTTGTCAGCTATATGCTATTTAATCCGCTAGTTAATCGTAAATTTGTAAAACTGCCAGAGGTTGGTCATGCAGAATAA